In Desulfomonile tiedjei DSM 6799, a genomic segment contains:
- a CDS encoding TrpB-like pyridoxal phosphate-dependent enzyme, whose amino-acid sequence MPIKFFLHEDEIPRQWYNIAADMPTPMQPPLHPGTGQPVGPQDLAPVFPMNLIEQEVSQERWIDIPDEVLDKLLLWRPTPLYRAEKLEKFLNCPVKIYYKNEGVSPAGSHKPNTAIPQVYYNKVFGIKRIATETGAGQWGSALSFACNQFGLEAKVYMVRVSYEQKPYRRLMMNTWGGTCIPSPSTETEAGRKILAMDPNSPGSLGIAISEAVEDAVTSEAMGRPPTRYSLGSVLNHVMLHQTIIGLEAQKQLAMAGDYPDIVIGCAGGGSNFAGCAFPFIRDKIAGKKIDIIAVEPASCPTMTKGVFTYDFGDTVQMTPLLPMHTLGHSFVPEPIHAGGLRYHGMAPLVSQLVLDGLIEPRAVRQLETFAAGVTWARTEGFISAPETCHALAAVFQEAQKAKEEGREKTILVNWSGHGLVDLAAYDAYFQGKLFDYELPQEAIQEALKALDGFPKPALG is encoded by the coding sequence ATGCCGATTAAATTTTTTCTCCACGAAGACGAGATTCCCAGGCAGTGGTACAATATTGCTGCAGACATGCCGACTCCTATGCAGCCCCCTCTTCATCCGGGAACAGGTCAGCCTGTAGGTCCGCAGGATCTGGCGCCGGTTTTTCCGATGAATCTCATCGAACAGGAAGTCAGTCAGGAAAGATGGATAGATATTCCCGATGAAGTTCTGGATAAGCTGCTGCTCTGGCGTCCCACTCCGTTGTATCGTGCAGAAAAACTCGAGAAATTTCTAAACTGTCCGGTCAAGATTTACTATAAAAATGAAGGCGTTAGTCCCGCAGGAAGTCACAAACCGAATACGGCAATTCCTCAGGTTTATTACAACAAAGTCTTCGGTATCAAGAGAATTGCGACTGAAACCGGAGCAGGTCAGTGGGGAAGCGCTCTCAGTTTCGCATGCAATCAGTTCGGGTTGGAAGCGAAAGTATATATGGTGCGGGTGAGCTACGAGCAAAAGCCCTATCGTAGGCTCATGATGAACACATGGGGCGGAACCTGCATACCTTCTCCCAGCACGGAAACCGAAGCGGGCCGGAAAATTCTGGCAATGGACCCCAACTCTCCGGGCAGTCTCGGCATAGCCATTAGCGAAGCAGTGGAAGATGCTGTCACGAGCGAAGCAATGGGGCGGCCTCCAACGCGCTACTCTCTCGGAAGCGTGTTGAATCATGTCATGCTGCACCAGACCATCATAGGGCTGGAAGCTCAAAAGCAGCTTGCGATGGCTGGAGACTACCCTGATATCGTAATTGGTTGTGCGGGTGGAGGCAGCAATTTTGCCGGATGCGCGTTCCCGTTTATCCGTGACAAGATTGCGGGAAAGAAAATCGACATTATAGCCGTGGAACCCGCTTCGTGCCCGACCATGACAAAGGGAGTCTTCACCTACGATTTCGGGGATACTGTTCAGATGACTCCTCTCCTTCCCATGCACACACTGGGGCACTCATTCGTTCCCGAACCCATTCATGCCGGTGGATTGCGCTATCACGGCATGGCCCCGCTCGTCAGCCAACTGGTACTGGACGGCCTTATCGAGCCGCGTGCAGTGAGACAACTGGAAACCTTTGCGGCAGGAGTAACGTGGGCCAGGACTGAGGGATTCATCAGCGCTCCTGAAACATGTCACGCACTGGCAGCGGTTTTCCAGGAAGCACAAAAAGCCAAAGAAGAAGGTAGAGAAAAGACCATTCTGGTGAACTGGAGTGGCCACGGCCTCGTAGACCTTGCGGCTTACGATGCTTACTTCCAGGGCAAACTGTTCGATTACGAGTTGCCTCAGGAAGCGATCCAGGAAGCACTCAAGGCACTTGACGGATTCCCCAAACCTGCTCTCGGGTAG
- the metG gene encoding methionine--tRNA ligase — MRKILVTSALPYANGDIHIGHLVEYIQTDIYVRFQKLVGNNVIYMCASDAHGTPIEINASKRGISPEQLVSEFHSRHREDFARFEIGFDEFYTTDSPENQKHSETIFFRARDKGHIVTRDIEQYYCESCGRFLPDRYIKGTCPKCGTEDQYGDVCESCGATYRPTELANARCAICGAVPSLRTSKHFFFQLKDFSEFLVDWTSENERLQSEVVAFVRNWIDQGLQDWDISRDGPYFGFRIPGEEDKYFYVWLDAPIGYIAATEHYCSAKKTCTVEEYWLDPDSEVEIHHFIGKDIAYFHTLFWPAMLRAANYRLPTAVHVHGFLTVDSRKMSKSRGTFITARSFADHLNPWYLRYYYATKLSNTIDDLDLHIEEFVNRTNAELVNNITNLVSRTVGFLNKRLASRLGIVPEAAKELIPEVHSLVDKAFEDYGNLRFGMATRSILSISDIANNYVQQNAPWTTIKENPERARNDLTFAANCIKVITVLLKPILPAYCEQLEQILGVDKLTWQDATFDLENREIRQFEKLVDRLEPGAMDKLIEASRADLGVITSKAAPSPVPEFKEEVTIEDFSKVDLRAGKVVAAEAVEGSDKLLKLTVDLGVETRTVFAGIRSSYNPEEVVGRSVVVVANLKPRKMRFGVSEGMVLAASGANGIVLCALDESVAPGSLIR, encoded by the coding sequence TTGCGAAAAATCCTGGTAACCAGCGCTCTTCCTTATGCGAACGGCGATATACATATCGGACATCTCGTCGAATACATCCAGACGGATATTTATGTAAGATTTCAAAAGCTTGTAGGGAATAATGTCATTTATATGTGTGCATCCGACGCCCACGGAACACCTATAGAAATCAATGCCTCGAAGCGAGGAATCAGCCCCGAACAGCTCGTCAGCGAATTTCATTCCAGGCATCGCGAAGATTTCGCCCGGTTTGAAATCGGTTTTGACGAGTTCTATACCACCGATTCCCCTGAAAATCAGAAGCACTCGGAGACGATCTTTTTCAGAGCCAGGGATAAAGGTCACATCGTAACAAGGGACATAGAGCAGTATTACTGCGAATCCTGCGGTAGATTTCTCCCTGACAGATATATCAAGGGAACCTGTCCCAAGTGTGGTACCGAAGATCAGTACGGGGATGTGTGCGAGTCATGCGGAGCCACGTACCGCCCTACCGAGCTTGCGAACGCTCGTTGCGCCATTTGCGGAGCCGTGCCGTCTCTACGCACTTCAAAGCACTTTTTCTTTCAACTCAAGGATTTTTCTGAATTTCTCGTAGATTGGACTTCAGAAAACGAACGACTCCAGAGTGAAGTAGTCGCTTTTGTCCGCAATTGGATAGACCAGGGGCTTCAGGACTGGGATATCTCGCGGGATGGCCCTTATTTCGGTTTTCGCATACCCGGCGAGGAAGACAAATACTTCTACGTATGGCTTGACGCTCCCATCGGCTACATAGCAGCTACGGAACATTATTGCAGTGCAAAGAAGACTTGCACGGTCGAAGAGTACTGGCTGGACCCCGATTCCGAAGTGGAAATTCATCATTTCATAGGTAAAGACATTGCCTATTTCCATACACTTTTCTGGCCTGCCATGCTCAGAGCGGCAAATTACAGGCTGCCCACGGCAGTTCACGTGCATGGCTTCCTCACCGTGGATTCACGCAAAATGTCCAAGAGCCGCGGGACGTTCATTACAGCGAGAAGCTTTGCTGATCACTTGAATCCATGGTATTTGCGGTATTACTACGCAACGAAATTGAGCAACACCATTGACGATCTCGATCTTCACATCGAAGAATTCGTCAATCGCACCAATGCGGAGTTGGTCAACAACATCACCAACCTGGTAAGTCGTACGGTGGGATTCCTGAACAAAAGGCTTGCGTCGAGACTTGGAATTGTACCGGAGGCAGCGAAGGAACTCATACCGGAAGTACATTCTCTCGTTGATAAGGCTTTCGAAGATTACGGGAACTTGCGTTTCGGGATGGCCACCCGCAGCATTCTTTCCATTTCGGACATAGCTAACAATTACGTTCAGCAGAATGCTCCATGGACTACAATCAAGGAAAATCCGGAGCGCGCACGCAATGACCTGACTTTCGCAGCGAACTGCATAAAAGTAATAACAGTGCTTCTCAAGCCCATACTGCCCGCATATTGCGAGCAACTGGAACAAATCCTCGGCGTAGACAAGCTCACCTGGCAAGATGCCACGTTTGACCTGGAGAACCGTGAGATCCGACAATTTGAAAAATTAGTCGATCGTCTGGAACCGGGTGCTATGGACAAACTCATTGAAGCAAGCCGTGCAGATCTCGGTGTTATCACATCAAAAGCTGCTCCTTCGCCTGTCCCGGAGTTCAAAGAGGAAGTCACGATAGAAGATTTTTCCAAAGTTGACCTTCGTGCGGGCAAAGTTGTAGCAGCAGAAGCCGTGGAAGGCTCGGACAAGCTTCTGAAGCTGACCGTCGATCTCGGCGTAGAGACACGCACCGTTTTTGCGGGGATACGATCGTCGTACAACCCCGAAGAGGTGGTAGGTCGTTCGGTTGTCGTCGTGGCAAATCTGAAACCTCGGAAAATGCGGTTCGGCGTAAGTGAAGGTATGGTACTTGCCGCTTCAGGTGCGAACGGAATTGTCTTGTGTGCACTCGATGAATCGGTTGCCCCGGGGTCGCTCATTAGATGA
- a CDS encoding FAD-dependent oxidoreductase: MNFKEIVVANVNDFQEGQMKAFSISEDKKVLLTKVEGKIHALGETCPHYGAPLEEGILHGSRIVCPWHHACYDSRTGDLEEPPSLDSLFTFDVRIEGENVIVKVPEEIPDSRPPQIGARDSKADERVFAIIGAGAAGNAAAQTLREDGFKGRIVMITSESHRPYDRPQLSKDYLEGQSDDSALPLRPEEFYNDRDIELSLDSTVKSLAVADRTITFNDGRTLKYDSVLVATGGVPRTLDVPGSGLEGIFTLRSWDDSSAIIRACQGIRNVVIVGSSFIGIESAYSLSQRQLAVTVVGPDAVPFEKPFGKEIGILFQQLHEANGVTFKLNTTVSKFEGSRRVETVLLKSGERIPADVVILGVGVKPATDFIHGMDLLADGSVAVNEYFQAGEHVYAAGDIATFPYWYSGERLRIEHWRTAEQQGRIAGHKMTGKAIPFMSIPFFWTTQVGLYFRYVGHATDWDDIIVHGSISSKKFVAYYVKGNRVLAAAGNDTEKEMATIEELMRSNKMPAPDVLRTKSDILSIG; encoded by the coding sequence ATGAATTTCAAAGAAATTGTTGTCGCAAACGTGAACGATTTCCAAGAAGGCCAGATGAAGGCCTTTTCCATTAGTGAAGACAAGAAAGTCCTACTCACCAAAGTCGAAGGAAAAATCCACGCTTTGGGAGAGACCTGCCCGCATTATGGGGCTCCTCTCGAAGAGGGAATTCTCCACGGCTCACGAATTGTCTGCCCATGGCATCATGCCTGCTATGATTCCCGGACTGGAGATCTCGAAGAACCGCCGTCCTTGGATTCGCTGTTCACTTTCGATGTGAGAATTGAAGGCGAAAATGTGATCGTAAAAGTTCCCGAAGAAATTCCGGATAGCAGGCCGCCCCAAATAGGTGCACGCGACTCCAAAGCGGATGAGCGAGTCTTTGCCATAATCGGAGCAGGTGCTGCCGGGAATGCGGCTGCTCAAACCCTCAGAGAAGACGGGTTCAAAGGTCGGATCGTCATGATAACGTCGGAAAGCCATCGACCGTACGACCGTCCGCAACTCAGCAAAGACTACCTTGAAGGGCAATCGGACGATTCGGCTCTCCCGCTTCGTCCCGAAGAGTTTTATAACGATCGCGACATTGAGCTCAGTCTTGATAGCACGGTAAAAAGCCTTGCAGTTGCAGACAGGACTATCACGTTTAATGACGGTCGGACTCTCAAGTATGATTCGGTCCTGGTGGCAACAGGCGGAGTCCCACGTACACTCGACGTGCCGGGTTCAGGGTTGGAAGGGATATTCACGTTGCGCAGTTGGGACGACTCCTCCGCAATTATACGTGCCTGCCAGGGAATAAGGAACGTAGTCATCGTGGGGTCGAGCTTTATCGGAATAGAAAGCGCATACAGTTTGAGCCAGCGACAACTCGCGGTAACTGTTGTCGGTCCGGATGCAGTTCCTTTCGAAAAACCCTTCGGGAAAGAAATAGGGATTCTCTTTCAGCAACTCCATGAAGCCAACGGCGTTACCTTTAAGCTCAACACAACTGTTTCGAAATTTGAAGGATCGCGAAGAGTTGAGACAGTACTGCTCAAGAGTGGGGAACGGATTCCCGCGGATGTGGTGATTCTGGGTGTCGGCGTAAAACCTGCGACGGATTTCATTCACGGGATGGACCTGTTGGCCGACGGCAGCGTGGCAGTAAATGAGTACTTCCAGGCCGGGGAGCATGTCTATGCTGCGGGAGACATTGCGACATTTCCATACTGGTATTCCGGCGAACGGCTCCGGATCGAGCACTGGCGTACTGCCGAGCAGCAAGGCCGCATAGCAGGCCATAAGATGACAGGGAAAGCGATCCCGTTCATGAGCATTCCGTTCTTCTGGACGACTCAGGTGGGGCTTTACTTTCGGTACGTCGGTCATGCAACGGATTGGGACGACATTATCGTTCACGGCAGTATCTCTTCCAAGAAATTTGTCGCGTACTACGTAAAGGGCAATCGCGTCCTCGCCGCTGCCGGTAATGATACGGAAAAAGAGATGGCTACCATTGAAGAGTTAATGCGGTCGAACAAAATGCCTGCACCTGATGTTTTGCGAACCAAATCGGATATCTTATCCATTGGATGA
- a CDS encoding mannose-1-phosphate guanylyltransferase: MLHCVIMAGGSGTRFWPESRQTKPKQLLSICGQKSMIRATVDRIAPLVSPQNTMIVAAQVCAEQIRCEIPELTPEKIIEEPLARNTAPCIALAAYKVLKQDPEAVMAVLPADHLIGDEETFRTIIKTACDVAFADDRLITLGVVPNRPETGYGYLKLGAQIQGLKGVNAFQVQCFVEKPDLSTAEQYLKEGGFLWNSGMFIWKVSTIIDAFREHLPAIAEAMESIFHALNTPGEAEALHNVYPDMQSISIDYGIMEKAPKVLTIPMDVQWNDVGCWSSLHGVWSDDDCGNTVNGSALCVESLKCVVSSPHKLTVLLGVDDLIIVDTPDALLVCRKDKAQDVKKLQDLLVARGYGDLL, encoded by the coding sequence ATGCTCCATTGCGTTATTATGGCCGGCGGCAGCGGCACCCGCTTTTGGCCGGAAAGCAGGCAAACCAAGCCGAAACAGTTGCTCTCGATTTGCGGTCAAAAGTCCATGATACGGGCTACGGTGGACAGGATTGCTCCGCTTGTGTCGCCGCAAAATACGATGATTGTCGCCGCACAGGTGTGTGCTGAGCAAATCAGATGCGAAATACCCGAACTCACGCCGGAAAAGATAATTGAAGAACCCCTCGCAAGAAATACTGCACCATGCATCGCCTTGGCCGCATACAAAGTATTAAAACAGGATCCGGAAGCTGTGATGGCAGTGCTTCCTGCCGATCATCTCATAGGGGACGAAGAGACTTTCCGCACCATAATCAAGACAGCATGTGACGTAGCATTTGCAGACGATCGTCTCATAACATTGGGCGTTGTCCCCAATCGGCCGGAAACGGGATACGGTTATTTGAAGTTAGGGGCTCAGATCCAGGGTCTGAAAGGAGTGAATGCTTTTCAGGTGCAGTGTTTTGTGGAAAAACCGGACCTTTCCACTGCAGAACAGTACCTCAAAGAAGGAGGTTTTCTCTGGAACAGCGGAATGTTCATTTGGAAAGTCTCCACCATCATTGATGCATTTCGAGAACATTTGCCTGCAATCGCAGAAGCAATGGAGTCAATCTTTCATGCGCTGAACACCCCCGGAGAAGCCGAGGCTCTCCACAACGTGTACCCAGACATGCAAAGCATCTCCATCGATTACGGGATAATGGAAAAAGCCCCCAAAGTGCTTACCATACCCATGGATGTGCAATGGAACGATGTGGGGTGTTGGTCTTCTCTTCATGGCGTGTGGTCCGACGATGATTGCGGCAACACGGTGAATGGTTCGGCCTTGTGCGTCGAATCGTTGAAATGCGTCGTATCTTCTCCCCACAAACTTACTGTCCTGTTGGGAGTAGACGATCTCATTATTGTGGACACTCCCGACGCACTGCTTGTATGTCGCAAAGACAAAGCCCAAGATGTTAAGAAGCTACAGGATTTGCTTGTTGCACGCGGGTATGGCGATTTGCTTTAG
- a CDS encoding phosphomannomutase/phosphoglucomutase gives MTSTQKHLTSFKAYDIRGRIPDELNADMAYKIGRGYASLLSPKKVCIGRDVRLSSEDFSASVTRGLTDQGCDVIDIGLCPTEEVYFATFHLKLDGGIMVTASHNPMDYNGMKLVREQAKPISADSGLKDIERLVIDERFSPATRKGEAQSVSVRAAYIDHLMSYIHPEKLKKFRIVMNCGNGCASPILDELEKRLPMLEFIKLFPEPDGTFPNGIPNPILPETRGVTIDAIKTHKADLGIAWDGDCDRCFFFDEKGEFLEGYYIVGFLGAAFVKRHPGAKIVHDPRLVWNTAEMVREAGGIPIMTKAGHAFIKERMRMEDAIYGGEMSAHHYFRDFAYADSGMIPWLLMVETISAENKPLSELMADRMDKYPVSGEINRKVADPPGVLRQIEDSYKGKEFNVEYVDGVSMEFKDWRFNLRASNTEPVIRLNVETRHNPELLKEKTNEILGLIEKAG, from the coding sequence ATGACTTCCACACAAAAGCACCTCACCAGTTTCAAAGCATACGATATCAGGGGACGAATTCCGGACGAACTCAATGCCGACATGGCTTATAAGATCGGCAGAGGCTACGCTTCTCTGCTTTCTCCGAAAAAAGTATGCATCGGCCGTGACGTGCGACTCTCCAGTGAAGATTTTAGTGCTTCAGTGACACGCGGATTGACTGATCAAGGGTGCGATGTCATCGATATCGGACTGTGTCCCACGGAAGAAGTGTATTTCGCGACATTTCATCTGAAACTCGACGGTGGCATCATGGTGACGGCCAGCCACAATCCTATGGATTACAACGGCATGAAGCTGGTCAGGGAACAGGCAAAACCTATAAGCGCAGACAGCGGATTGAAAGACATCGAGCGCCTGGTGATCGATGAGAGGTTCTCTCCTGCAACCAGGAAGGGTGAAGCCCAATCGGTAAGTGTCAGAGCCGCTTATATTGACCATCTCATGAGCTACATCCATCCCGAAAAGCTGAAGAAATTCCGTATTGTCATGAACTGCGGCAACGGATGTGCAAGCCCTATTCTCGATGAACTGGAAAAAAGGCTTCCCATGCTGGAGTTCATCAAGCTCTTTCCCGAGCCTGACGGAACATTCCCCAACGGCATTCCGAATCCGATTCTTCCGGAAACCAGAGGAGTCACCATAGATGCCATAAAGACCCACAAAGCGGATTTAGGAATAGCCTGGGACGGCGACTGCGATCGGTGCTTCTTTTTCGATGAAAAGGGAGAGTTCCTGGAAGGCTACTACATCGTGGGTTTTCTGGGAGCGGCTTTCGTGAAACGGCACCCCGGCGCTAAGATTGTGCACGATCCCAGGCTGGTATGGAATACGGCTGAAATGGTGCGGGAAGCAGGTGGAATTCCTATCATGACCAAAGCGGGCCATGCGTTCATAAAAGAAAGAATGCGCATGGAAGATGCCATTTATGGCGGTGAAATGTCAGCGCATCATTATTTCCGCGATTTCGCATATGCAGACAGCGGCATGATCCCTTGGCTGCTCATGGTCGAGACCATCTCCGCAGAGAACAAACCTCTGTCCGAACTCATGGCCGACCGTATGGACAAGTACCCGGTAAGTGGAGAAATCAACCGGAAAGTGGCAGACCCTCCGGGAGTGCTCAGGCAAATCGAAGACTCTTACAAAGGCAAAGAGTTCAATGTGGAGTATGTTGACGGCGTGAGCATGGAATTCAAGGACTGGCGCTTTAATCTGCGTGCATCCAATACCGAGCCTGTCATACGTCTCAATGTGGAAACGAGACACAACCCGGAACTGCTCAAGGAAAAAACAAACGAAATCCTCGGTCTCATTGAAAAGGCGGGTTGA
- a CDS encoding UTP--glucose-1-phosphate uridylyltransferase — translation MKRDIPVELIRKKMRGRAIELDIEEHFLRMVRQVVEEKSDYVPLDGLCAPTSEFVLDPTGDDIQELTKAGKELLRHVAVIKLNGGRATTMGGRVPKGILKAKDGLTYLEIILAQMDACFWKWGVDLPLIFMNSFFTDAATARIIAGKRNPPRTFIQNQVPRLVEDSLAPLDTGTDEDWAPPGHGDIYLSLKRSGILQDLIRSGFRWAFISNLDNLAACVDPWIPALMENQGIEFLLEVTDRTESDRKGGTLVLQNNRLDLLEIAQVNPAERDLFMDIRRFQVFNTNNVWVDLPALDRILNEGDLKLPLIRNRKNIAGRPVIQLETAMGSAIGSFPGARGLRVGRDRFFPTKKTSDLFVLQSDACILDTMARIRKNPSRAECLPLRPNVFFSSNFVDSPDHLLSRFEDSSSISLVNAHSLEVFGSAFFGRDITINGRVEIKVPDGTVFHIPKGTSLAEGKYP, via the coding sequence ATGAAGCGCGACATTCCAGTAGAGCTTATCAGAAAGAAAATGAGGGGTCGCGCAATTGAACTCGACATCGAGGAACACTTCTTGCGCATGGTTCGTCAGGTTGTGGAGGAAAAATCGGACTACGTACCTCTCGATGGACTCTGTGCACCGACCTCCGAGTTTGTTCTGGATCCGACCGGAGACGACATTCAAGAATTGACAAAAGCGGGAAAAGAGCTTCTAAGGCACGTCGCGGTCATAAAATTGAACGGAGGCCGCGCCACCACGATGGGTGGCAGGGTTCCGAAAGGGATCCTCAAAGCCAAAGACGGATTGACGTATCTTGAAATCATCCTCGCTCAGATGGATGCGTGTTTCTGGAAATGGGGGGTAGATCTTCCACTCATCTTCATGAATAGTTTCTTCACCGATGCCGCCACTGCCAGAATTATCGCGGGGAAAAGGAACCCTCCGAGAACGTTTATCCAAAATCAGGTACCTCGGTTGGTGGAGGATTCCCTTGCTCCACTGGATACCGGCACGGACGAAGACTGGGCTCCTCCGGGACATGGAGACATTTATCTGAGCCTCAAACGGTCTGGTATCCTCCAGGATCTGATCAGAAGCGGATTTCGATGGGCGTTCATATCCAACCTGGACAATTTGGCTGCATGCGTGGATCCGTGGATACCCGCGCTCATGGAGAATCAAGGAATTGAGTTCCTCCTGGAAGTGACCGATCGGACCGAATCGGATCGCAAGGGTGGAACACTCGTATTGCAGAATAATCGACTCGATCTCCTGGAAATCGCTCAGGTGAACCCCGCGGAGCGCGATCTGTTCATGGACATACGACGATTCCAAGTATTCAACACGAACAATGTATGGGTAGATCTTCCCGCGCTGGATCGAATACTGAACGAAGGCGACCTGAAATTACCGCTCATCCGCAATAGGAAAAACATTGCAGGGAGGCCGGTGATTCAACTCGAAACGGCAATGGGATCGGCAATCGGGTCATTCCCGGGTGCTCGTGGCTTAAGGGTCGGCCGAGATCGTTTTTTTCCGACAAAGAAAACCAGCGATCTGTTCGTTCTCCAATCGGATGCATGCATCCTGGACACCATGGCTCGCATTCGGAAAAATCCTTCCAGGGCCGAATGTTTGCCGCTTAGGCCAAACGTCTTTTTCTCGTCGAATTTCGTGGACTCTCCGGACCACTTGCTCAGTCGGTTCGAAGATTCCTCCTCTATCTCACTGGTGAATGCGCATTCTCTTGAGGTGTTCGGTTCCGCTTTTTTCGGAAGGGACATTACCATCAACGGCAGGGTGGAAATTAAAGTCCCTGACGGAACCGTTTTTCATATTCCCAAGGGGACCTCGTTGGCTGAAGGAAAATACCCATAG